The window GCTGCTTATGGAGGCTTTCCAgcgcttcagctgctgcagcgatGCCGAATGCAGCCCTGAGCTCGTTCCGGCGCCCCAGATTTTCCCCAGCACTAGGAGCTGCTCTGGCGTGGCCCCACCAAAATTGTACATACACCTCGTGATCTCTCGCTGGTCTTGGCAGCTTGCCACCACTCATGAGACAAAGCGCGGTCATGCCTCGCTGGCAGAGTCGCTGATTTTTTTGCTCCTCTCACAAGGACAACAAATCAGTTGATCTTGACCATCATGCAATATACCAATTGCGCAGCCTGTGCATTGCTTTCTCGCTAAAAGTGACGCGCTTGCTCTCGTTGCCGCCAGTTGCCCTTCTCCCTTGCGTCGGGCTTACATCGAAACATCACTGCCGGTTTCCAAACCGAGATCAAGCGCTGTTCGGGACAGCATCTAGCAATCTTACCAGCCGTTTAATCTTACTTCTCCATGCGCTGGCCATCGACCGACTGATCTTCACAATGGAGGGGGCATTACCGGGCCGCTTCAAGCTATTGTTGCTCTTACAACTCGCCGTCGCTTACCTCATTAAGGCCGCATATATCAACCAGCAGGAACCGTTGGGTATCAAGGAGGAGCTAACATCCCCTTTGACCATTTCCGCACCGTTATTCGCGTCTCTCGAACGACTGGCTAGGCTGGTTGACGTGTCGTATTGCCTGGGTACTTCAGGCATTCGCAAGCCCTTCCAGTGTCTCTCCCGATGCGACGAGTTCCCAGAGTTGACGCTGGCTACCACTTGGAGCACAGGCATCCTCTTTAGTGACAATTGCGgattcatcgccatcgacaaTGGTTCGGAACGGCAGCTTCTCGAAGCAAATCGAAACGATGCAGCGAATGAGAGGCAGGGCGCCATAGTCGTTGCGTTCCGCGGGACTTACAGCATCACCAATACCATTGTTGATCTCGGCACTATCCCGCAAAAATACGTGCCTTACCCATCCccagatgatggaggagagtCCCCAGAAAAGCCCAGCCACAAATGCACAAACTGTACCGTACACATGGGGTTCCTTGAGTCTTGGAGGAGCGCTCGGGAAGCTGTTCTGCCGGAACTAAAGGCCCTTCGAGACAAATATCCGTCTCGCCCTATTCAGCTAGTAGGCCATAGCCTTGGAGGAGCCGTGGCCTGTCTTGCAGCCCTAGAGCTGAAGGTATCGCTGGGCTGGGACGACGTAACCGTTACCACCTTTGGAGAGCCTCGAACCGGCAATGCCCAATTCGCCCGCTTCGTGAACGACGTATTTGACCTCAATGGAACAACTGACCTTGAGAAGCGAAGCTATCGACGAGTCACTCACGTCGACGACCCTGTGCCCTTGCTACCGCCGAGCGAATTCGGCTACAAGTCGCACAGCGGCGAGATCTTCATTTCCAAGTCCTCTCTATCGCCCTCGGAAACGGACGTGCATCTCTGCATTGGCGATGAAGACCCCAACTGCAGTGCCAAAGATGACAGCACGATGAAGAGTCTGCTGCATCGCCTTCTCCATTTCCGCTGGACGACTACCTCTTTGCAGGCTTACACAGAGCGGATGAGCTTCCCAGCGCGATTTAAGCTATGGCAGCTGTTTTTTGCTCATCGGGATTATTTCTGGAGGCTCGGCTTATGCGTTCCCGGTGGCGATCCTACAAACTGGGGTCGGCATTCGTATGAGCCTCACGATGAATATCTATAACCGTTgtgggaaagaaagaaaaaaaaagagagagaagaaagcaggaaATACTACATTGCAGCGATGCATGGTGGGTTTGACGAGTAGGTAGCAAACCAACTTATCTGAGAAGTAGACTTACACTGAGAAGGGCAGGTTGGATACCTCTGTATCTATATAGGACGCGTATCATTTTGGGTAAAGGTGATGAACATCGGAAGAGCGAGCATAAACACTGTGAAACGACGAGCAAGTAGTCATTGTAAACGGCCGCATAGTTTAATATCATAAAGAAAACCATTATTACATTATCTGTTTCGCTGGACTAAATATCTTAGTAGCCACATGCTATCAATCATATTGTGGATGAGCCCTACGCTAAGAATAAGTAGCGTATTGATAGAGGATACGCTCTGCTGGCACATATACTGCGTGGATAAAATACTATGTACTACTTAAGTAGGTGTTGTGTGTACCATCTCTCACTAATATGGCAATACCGGCAATTACAGCTGTTATATCCATCATCCGGGCCTCCGCGTTGATCGTCATTTAGTGGGGGGGTACCAGTGAAATGACAGTCACCATGTGACATGAGAGAAAGGATTCTGTAATGAGCCAGCACGCGCAAGGCAGTGCGTCCCTATTAGACTAACACTACACAAAGTAGCATCCGCAACGTGCCAAACCCTCAATTTCAAAGCGCTGGGCTCTTCTCGAAACCGGGATCTTTTCCAGAGTATGATCGGATCGCGTAGCGCCAGCATTGGATGAAgagtaataaatactattagtGGGGGGCGGAAAAAAGTGTGTGAGACGGGAGGGGTATTTTGTGGCGCGTTCTACTGGTAATTGATTGCTGGCACCCaaaacgacgacgacttgaGAAGAGACCCGGTGACGGAATAGGGCTACGCAGGCTCTTCTTTCATGTGAGAAGAGCCAGGCTGGGCTGCTTGTCCTCCCATTGGATTAGCCCAGCGGGATATTATTGTCTAGCAGGTGGCAAGCCGCCATGCTATTGGTCTATATAGACATCCATGATACATCTGAGCATGTCCTCTGTGCCACGCGATGGCGATaagagaggaggggaaaTAGGGGGCAGTGAGTCACGGATGGGAGCTGACCACAGCCACAGCTCGCGTTTATTTGCCAGCCTCTGCCAGCCTCTCCCATGCCCATGGCAACTGGCATGAACGGAAAGCATAAAAGGCAGCGCCAGGGGGGGTGCGGGCTGTAGCATCATGTGAACAACAAAACACCACGATGGTCTCGGGTCTCATCCCTGAACGCCTGCGCAGACAATCTGGAAATCGGGGAGTAGTCAAAAGGGCACGGCGTCAAGCGAGATACGGAGGAGGCCATGCATGCATTCCCGTGCTCTGGGAAAGGGGCCACTAGTTTTAATGGACTCGCCAGGCCTTGAGtactaatatatattctCCTTATCCGTTGGAGCCTCATCGACACGCCCCCATTATGAGCAGGAtggagcaacagcagcaataacaCAGGGTTGAAGCATGTAGCACCAAGAGCGGCAATGCCCAAGATTTGTCTATTGTATGTCCTGAGTACTCGAGGCCAGCGTCACGATCCTCCCGTTGTACCGTAGGAGGTGAAGGCCAGCAGAACGCATCAGAGACAAATGTTGGACCGACGTGGCCGGCGGGGGACTGGCTGGAGCAAGAACAGGAGGGAGCACATGCCTCGGCCAGGGTGTGCCGAAAGAGGCTTCTAGTAGCACTTCCAGAGCATGAGCTCTTGGagtcttcatcgccagcttgCGCTGCCATCGACGGGGAAGATGGTCGAAGCCTCCGTGTGGTTCTAGGGAATGGAGCAGGCAATATGCACTAAGTCATAGTCGCCGTCTGCTTAGACAGCTAGTCAACAACGGGATCTGCTGGGACGGACCACTCTGCCTGTTGCTAGCACTGCAGCCCCAGACGGGATGGATTCCTGGGTCTCCATCTCCAGTCCTCAAGGGAAAAAACGAGAGATGCTCGTAATTCAATGTACCGGTGCGGAATACGCCGAGTGCGCTGGTATTCACTCTTTGTGTACCCGTACAAGTACAGAATATGAACTTATTTCCCCTCGAGAGCGCGCCAGTGCCTGTTATCGGAGTGGGGCATAGATGGAACGATCGCTGACCGACCGACAGGCTGGCAGAATTCTAATAAGCCAAATTGCAGCCCCCCTCCGGGCCGCGTTATGACGCCTTTCCGCGCAGCCTAGGAGACAAACGCTGGTTGGATGATGGCGGGTGACAGATGCTTGTGTTGTGAACGCCCAGCAGAGAGCGATAAAAGACGCGGCCAGCTTAGCGCCGAGCACAACGGGCAGCAAATCAAGGTGGTAGGGCTGCCGGTACAAGAGGCGATGCGCGAGGGCACCCGTTGATTGAGTGTCTCATGGCAAAAGCGGGACTCTGATCACTCggtaaccctttttttttctttccatccAAAAGAAGAGGCCCCGCAGCGAGCAAGGGATACAAGAGAGTAAAATAGGGCTGTGATAGCTCCAAGGGTACTTCTGGTGCATGGGGCCAATTTCTCTGCTTGATTAATATCAGTGGTTTCCAAGACAGCGTTTGCAGAAGCAGCTTTGGCGCTTAATGCCTGAATGCTACCTTCAATGGCATCAGGTACTAAGGGCGCCTTGCCTGCTATGCCCACCACAAGTAGTGAGACCAAGTGCATAAGAAATGCGGCTGAGGTGGAGGAAGCAAAACCAAAGTGAGAGGAtgaaaaaatgaagaaacgGCCGAAGCCCCCCCCTTTACGATGTTGTGTATCGGAGGCATTCAGGATGGATGGTCATGCTATCCAGTCAAGAGATGCAAGTACGCAGTACCTGGGCAGCCTCCTTCCGGGTACTAGAAGCCACAGGTAGATTAAGAGGGCGCCTCAGCGTCAAGGCGCCAGCCTCCATGTACAGAGCTCCGTGCTGGTACTTGCGGATGTGTAGCAGGTACAGCACTGCTCAAGTGGGAGTGAGCTTCAAGTGAAGAGCGGCCCCCCTTCCGGCTCCAGATCAGTTAGAGAGACAAGCACAATAATGCCGTTCATCACGGGTACACCACATGTACATTGTGGATTATGGTCAGCCGGCTTCATTTCCAGGTACCCGCCAAGTCTCGACTGCCAGATAGGCGCTGCGGCCAGAGATTACAGGCACCTCTAGTGCGCTGTGCTCGGCCACCAGAGCCTAGGGGCGGGGTGCGCCAGGCGGCTGGCTAGGCTTAGCAGGCCCCCAAGAGCCAGCAACTCCACTGCAAGCTGGCGCTCGCATCACCTGTGCTGGCAGCGGCGGGCACTGGCCTCCGCCCCGAGAACCCCCAAACCCCAAAGCCAATTCAATCTCAATCCACAATCAAAATATAAACACTCTTCTCGCCCCATCCTCAACCGCATCCCACCTCAGACACCCGCATCATCCTTTTTCTGCAACGACTCCGCACATTCCGACCGCTTcgtctcttcgtcgtcttcaaaTCACAGACACACAGTCAAAATGGCCACCGAGGTACGTGAGCTCAACCTCCCCcccagaagctgctgctgtcacTGCTGCGACCGCCGCTTTCCGCCTTCTCCTCTCGAGCCCCCTCGTTCTCGCAACCCCTCAGCCCGCCGAGTTCTTCGCCACGATCTGCGCGGCTTCGGACTCGCGCGAGGGCGCCCGGAAACACCTTGGCGGACAAAATGTCTTTGCCTTCACTCTCACTTCgctttctttgcttcaaaCTGCATTTTGCTCGCAATGCTAACGTTTTGTCTATAGCGTGAAAGGTTTGTCCAACCGCCTGGCCCCGTGACCCCACTAACTTCTCACGACGAGAATCCAAACAtgtcccccctccccttttttttctggtcgAACGAAATGGTCTGACCGAGATTCTCAAAACAACAGCAAGACCTTCCTGGCCCGCCTCTGCGAGCAGGCCGAGCGTTACGATGAGATGGTTACCTACATGAAGGAGGTCGCCCAGCTGGGCGGTGAGCTCACCGTTGACGAGCGCAACCTCCTCAGCGTTGCCTACAAGAACGTTGTCGGCACTCGCCGGGCCTCGTGGcgcatcatctcctccattGAGCAGAAGGAGGAGTCCAAGGGCTCTGACAAGCACGTCTCCACCATCAAGGAGTACCGCAGCAAGAtcgagctcgagctcgagAAGGTCTGCGAGGATGTTCTCGATGTCCTGGACAAGAGCCTCATCCCCAACGCCGCCACTGGCGAGTCCAAGGTTTTCTACCACAAGATGTACGTTGATTTCCCCCGCCGCTCTCTTAACATCCGGGTTTCGAAAACTTTTCACCCCACGTTTCAGCGCGCACATTTCGAAATTTTCAGGAGCTAATGCAAATCGCTCTTCTAGGAAGGGTGACTACCACCGTTACCTCGCCGAGTTCGCCTCTggcgagaagcgcaagacCGCTGCCACCGCTGCTCACGAGGCCTACAAGGTATGCTCATATACGCACTCGTCGACGCCGCGTGCAGAGACAAATTTCACCACGCGGGGGAAACTGACCATGCCGCACAGAACGCTACCGACGTTGCTCAGACCGAGTTGACTCCCACTCACCCCATCCGCCTGGGTCTTGCCCTGAACTTCTCCGTGTTCTACTACGAGATCCTCAACTCTCCCGACCGTGCTTGCCACCTTGCCAAGCAGGCCTTCGATGATGCCATCGCCGAGCTCGACTCCCTCTCCGAGGAGTCCTACCGCGATAGCACTCTGATCATGCAGCTCCTGCGTGACAACCTGACCCTGTGGACTTCGTCCGACAGCGGTGATGCCGAAGCCggcgaggccaagaaggaggagggagaggctgCCAAGCCTGCCGAGGAAGAACCCAAGCCTGCTGAGGAGCCTGCGCCCGAGGCTGCTTCCTAAATCCTTCTTACCTCGTCTGCATGCAAACTCGGCAAAGAACCGAGAggtcttttctttatcttgtTTTAGTTATCTGAACACTCTCGCCCACCTCTGAACATGGCGATAGATGGAAATCGTGTTGGAGGCTGGCTTAGCCGGTGCCCGCGCTGGTTCCCAGTGCGTTGCTTGTCTGGTTAATGGGGAGATGGGTCATGGAACttcggttttttttttcggtttAGGGATGGGAGAGATGAGTGGCGCAAGGGTACTTGTCCGTTGTTTTTTCGCCCGTTTGCGAACTGGCGATGGACTCTTTTGTTGTTCGCTGCTGAATGATGGACGCTTTTgctgcctcttctcccaACCCCCCTCTACCCAAGTGCCTGGTATTTGTTCCCCTGTTCTGCTTTTTGACGTTACCACCTACCTAGTTTACATCTGGTCCCGTTTTTTTGGCGGATCGTTTATGGAAAATGTTGTCCCCCAAAATAATGTCGTTGTTTTCTTGCAATTTGcctgttgtctttttttcccctctcccccctcctcGCGTCACAGTGGTTTATTCTCGTTGTGTGCCCcgcagagaagaggagaaaagaaagggaaaactTGTGCATTTCCCTTTCCACCCAACATTTTTTACAGCAGCAACCCCTTGAAAAaatggcaaaaaaagaaattccAATCCAAAGTACTAAACTGTGTGTCTacagttttttctttctttcagtCGTGAAGTCATATGttacttttgctttaatagGGACGCCTCTTCCTCAAGCATGGCTGTGGTCCTAGCTATCTTTGCTCAGCTTGCTCAGCTTCATGCCTCGGCAATCAAGCTTCTTTGGTATAGCTATACATTGTACCTAGAGATTCCTAATACATGTGCCACTCTCCCTCCATACAGCCCCTTTTACGCAACACCAAGATGTACTTCCCCTATGCCAGTTGAATAAACCACAACCGTCGCAATGTAAAGCAACGTGCTCTCGCAGTGAAGATACGTGCATAAAAAAAGCCCGCAACTTGAGGCGCAAAGCTACACacgcacaaaaaaaaaaataatcacCCCACCTTGAGCTGATAGAGGCGAGATTTAGAGTTGCTGCTACCCAGTTACTACCAGATCTTTTATGGGCTTGCTCTAGATAACGCCGATGTACCGGTTTCCTTACTGCTAATTGGGGGATATTTGTATTTGTCTTATCGgctatttttgtttcttcccttctttctcttgacAGAGGTAATAAGGCGCCTGTGTATCGACTAGAAAGAAAcccccctctccctcctaaACAACAGACTACTAAGATACCCTGCAAATAACAGCATGTATACATACCTAGATAGAAAAAGAGAACACCACAATTTGATAGCAAGTCAAGCTTATTTTTCCATTTCTGCCTACCTACTTATGGGAAtcttggaagaaaaaaaaaaggacatgaCTGTCTCTAGAGGCAAAGACCCTCCGTAAAACGTACAAAAAAAGGTCagatacaaaagaaaagagggcaGTTAAAAAAAGCCCTGCGGTTGTGGTATAAGTATAGTAAATCGCTGTCCGGTTTCCCCCCTTCCCAATGTAATTACCTAGTAAACATGCGCCAAAACGTGATATTTATTATGTGTCCCCCCACCCCCCTAAGCCCTTTCCCCCCGCCATCTTGACAGGATTCGGATAGGAACGGTGATGAGAATCGTCTTGtagtcgtcgtcttcgtcaatTGGAGGCTGCGctcgtgctgctgttgtgcTTTTTCGAAACAACTGTATATGTagctaaaaaagaactttgTTGCGGACTTTTGCTGTCAATCAGCTAATGGTATTCACCAAAAGCTTCGACGCCCGTATCAtccttctctgcctttgGAACAGACCCCGTCCt is drawn from Trichoderma asperellum chromosome 4, complete sequence and contains these coding sequences:
- a CDS encoding uncharacterized protein (SECRETED:SignalP(1-25)), which encodes MEGALPGRFKLLLLLQLAVAYLIKAAYINQQEPLGIKEELTSPLTISAPLFASLERLARLVDVSYCLGTSGIRKPFQCLSRCDEFPELTLATTWSTGILFSDNCGFIAIDNGSERQLLEANRNDAANERQGAIVVAFRGTYSITNTIVDLGTIPQKYVPYPSPDDGGESPEKPSHKCTNCTVHMGFLESWRSAREAVLPELKALRDKYPSRPIQLVGHSLGGAVACLAALELKVSLGWDDVTVTTFGEPRTGNAQFARFVNDVFDLNGTTDLEKRSYRRVTHVDDPVPLLPPSEFGYKSHSGEIFISKSSLSPSETDVHLCIGDEDPNCSAKDDSTMKSLLHRLLHFRWTTTSLQAYTERMSFPARFKLWQLFFAHRDYFWRLGLCVPGGDPTNWGRHSYEPHDEYL